A single genomic interval of Tursiops truncatus isolate mTurTru1 chromosome 16, mTurTru1.mat.Y, whole genome shotgun sequence harbors:
- the SLC25A28 gene encoding mitoferrin-2: MELEGRGAGGVAGGPAAGPGRSPGESALLDGWLQRGVGRGASGGEAGACRPPVRQDPDSGPDYEALPAGATVTTHMVAGAVAGILEHCVMYPIDCVKTRMQSLQPDPAARYRNVLEALWRIIRTEGLWRPMRGLNVTATGAGPAHALYFACYEKLKKTLSDVIHPGGNSHIANGAAGCVATLLHDAAMNPAEVVKQRMQMYNSPYHRVTDCVRAVWQNEGAGAFYRSYTTQLTMNVPFQAIHFMTYEFLQEHFNPQRRYNPSSHVLSGACAGAVAAAATTPLDVCKTLLNTQESLALNSNITGHITGMASAFRTVYQVGGVTAYFRGVQARVIYQIPSTAIAWSVYEFFKYLITKRQEEWRAAK; this comes from the exons ATGGAGTTGGAGGGGCGGGGTGCTGGCGGTGTGGCGGGGGGGCCGGCGGCTGGGCCGGGGCGGAGCCCCGGGGAGTCGGCGCTGCTGGACGGGTGGCTGCAGCGGGGCGTGGGCCGGGGGGCCAGCGGCGGGGAGGCCGGGGCCTGCAGGCCCCCGGTACGGCAGGATCCTGACTCCGGCCCGGACTACGAGGCGCTGCCGGCTGGAGCCACTGTCACCACGCACATGGTGGCGGGCGCCGTGGCAGGGATCCTGGAGCACTGCGTGATGTACCCCATCGACTGCGTCAAG ACTCGGATGCAGAGCCTACAGCCTGATCCAGCTGCCCGCTATCGCAACGTGTTGGAGGCCCTCTGGAGGATTATAAGAACGGAGGGGCTGTGGAGGCCCATGCGAGGCCTGAACGTCACAGCAACTGGCGCAGGGCCCGCCCACGCCCTCTATTTTGCCTgctatgaaaagttaaaaaagacaCTGAGTGATGTAATCCACCCTGGGGGCAATAGCCATATTGCCAATG GCGCGGCCGGGTGTGTGGCAACATTACTTCATGATGCAGCCATGAATCCAGCAGAAG TGGTGAAGCAGAGGATGCAAATGTACAACTCACCGTACCACCGGGTGACAGACTGTGTACGGGCAGTGTGGCAAAATGAAGGGGCCGGGGCCTTTTACCGCAGCTACACCACGCAGCTAACCATGAACGTTCCCTTCCAAGCCATTCATTTCATGACCTATGAATTCCTGCAGGAGCACTTTAACCCCCAGAGACGGTACAACCCCAGCTCCCATGTCctctccggagcctgtgcaggaGCTGTAGCTGCCGCTGCCACAACCCCACTGGACGTTTGCAAAACACTGCTCAACACCCAGGAATCCCTGGCTTTGAACTCAAACATTACAGGACACATCACAGGCATGGCTAGTGCCTTCAGGACGGTGTATCAAGTCGGCGGGGTGACCGCCTACTTCCGAGGGGTGCAGGCGAGAGTAATTTACCAGATCCCCTCCACAGCCATCGCATGGTCTGTGTATGAGTTCTTCAAATACCTAATCACTAAACGGCAAGAAGAGTGGAGGGCAGCCAAGTGA